The Sorangiineae bacterium MSr11954 DNA segment AGAGGCTTGACGGTGTGCACGTTCACCACCGCCGCCTGAATGCCGTCGGCGCGAAGCATGTCGCACGCCGCCAGCGCAGCTTGGATCGGGTGCGGGCCGCACGCCAAGATCGTGGCGTCTTTTCCCGTGCGGATCACGTCGGGCGTGCCAATGCGAAGCGGGCCCCCTTCGGTCAACGCGGGGACGGCGCCCCGGCCGAGCCGCACGTACACCGGACCGGGGAGCGCGTTCGCCTGATGAGCGGCCGCCGCGGCCTGCGTGGCATCGGCGGGCACCACCACCGTCATATTGGGAAGCACGCGCAAGGTCGCGATGTCTTCCAGCGCGTGGTGCGTGGGGCCGAGGTGCCCGGCCGAGAAGCCCGCGTGCGTGCACACGATGCGCACGGGCAATGCGTTGTACGCGATATCGACCTTCACCTGCTCGAGGGCGCGGGTGGCCGCAAAGGTGGCGAGCGTATGGACGAAGGGGCGTTTCCCGCTGGCCGCGAGGCCGGCCGCCACCCCCATCAAATTCTGTTCGGCAATTCCCAAATTGACGTAGCGCTCGCGCGACGCGCCAAAGTCGATGTCGTTGAAGAGCCCCGTGTC contains these protein-coding regions:
- a CDS encoding transketolase family protein, with the protein product MSDLARPPREAYRDALLELMAADASVYCIDTDTGLFNDIDFGASRERYVNLGIAEQNLMGVAAGLAASGKRPFVHTLATFAATRALEQVKVDIAYNALPVRIVCTHAGFSAGHLGPTHHALEDIATLRVLPNMTVVVPADATQAAAAAHQANALPGPVYVRLGRGAVPALTEGGPLRIGTPDVIRTGKDATILACGPHPIQAALAACDMLRADGIQAAVVNVHTVKPLDRAALLSIVAGRPVVTVEEHWTAGGFGGAIAELVSEAAPNFVWRIGVDDVFASGAGDPRWLLQRHGITAQAIAKAVRTLSREVPKCRS